One segment of Nostoc piscinale CENA21 DNA contains the following:
- a CDS encoding lipase family protein has product MKNPTITQKLQSGFSFNEAILMAKFCKQIYHIFQQDDGSVDDTEIEGIYNSIHGNQGWEFAHSIRNDETNVRGFILKKKDADQYAVVFRGSILTDRGSLELTDIATDIKWDLVKYASMTDPRIKVVQGLFIAFESVADEIKLFFRTLAGQLKHRDFQQLHQLSPERQLACVTAIANAGTIRLGIDFEQKVKPLIKEALSDGEIGNDQELEHILAIEQEALLELKAVTEPLEVYVTGHSLGGGVAHLCALALRRHIQDLYLKIKVYSIASPKLGNDSFAKYYNQQIGEGMSYRIENWFDPVPNLPLPVPFPLNIFAGNGLRIGELYLGNCVPVGEAHGVIGLGSQSVSLDFGGALEFLGGIPFPHSFDTYITLLSEDQQRWQGFWRPIQDILGVFIRGLIQDHKAEMQAYFQEEIQALQIELNEIKSEIKALQKSENNSKVYHQQ; this is encoded by the coding sequence ATGAAAAATCCAACTATAACTCAAAAATTACAATCTGGTTTTAGTTTTAATGAAGCTATATTAATGGCAAAATTTTGTAAGCAAATTTATCATATTTTCCAGCAAGATGATGGCTCTGTAGATGATACTGAAATTGAAGGAATTTATAACTCAATTCACGGTAATCAAGGTTGGGAATTTGCTCACAGTATTCGTAATGACGAAACAAATGTTCGTGGTTTTATCTTGAAAAAAAAAGATGCTGATCAATATGCTGTCGTTTTTCGAGGTTCTATTCTTACTGACCGTGGTAGTTTAGAGCTTACAGATATTGCCACCGATATAAAGTGGGATTTAGTGAAATACGCTAGTATGACAGATCCTAGAATTAAAGTTGTCCAAGGATTATTCATAGCATTTGAGTCAGTTGCAGATGAAATAAAATTATTTTTTAGAACTTTAGCAGGTCAGTTAAAACATAGAGATTTTCAGCAATTGCATCAATTGAGTCCCGAAAGACAATTGGCTTGCGTAACAGCGATCGCTAATGCTGGCACAATTAGATTAGGAATTGATTTTGAGCAAAAAGTCAAGCCACTAATCAAAGAAGCATTATCAGATGGCGAAATTGGTAACGATCAAGAACTCGAACACATTTTAGCCATTGAACAGGAAGCTTTGCTAGAACTAAAAGCTGTGACTGAGCCTTTAGAAGTTTACGTCACAGGCCATAGCCTGGGAGGAGGAGTAGCTCACTTATGTGCCTTAGCGTTGCGGCGACACATCCAAGATTTATATCTAAAGATAAAAGTATATTCGATCGCCTCACCGAAATTAGGTAATGATTCCTTCGCCAAATACTACAATCAGCAAATAGGTGAAGGAATGAGTTATAGGATAGAAAACTGGTTTGATCCTGTACCTAACCTACCTCTACCTGTTCCATTTCCTTTAAATATATTTGCGGGCAATGGTCTGAGAATTGGGGAACTTTATCTAGGTAACTGTGTCCCGGTTGGGGAAGCGCATGGGGTAATTGGTTTAGGTTCTCAAAGTGTTTCTCTTGATTTTGGCGGTGCTTTAGAATTTTTGGGCGGTATTCCTTTCCCTCATAGTTTTGATACTTATATCACTTTGCTCTCAGAAGACCAACAACGCTGGCAAGGCTTTTGGCGACCAATTCAAGATATTTTGGGAGTTTTTATTAGGGGACTTATTCAAGATCATAAAGCTGAAATGCAGGCTTATTTTCAAGAGGAAATTCAGGCTTTGCAAATAGAACTTAACGAAATTAAGAGTGAAATCAAAGCCTTACAAAAGTCGGAAAATAACAGCAAAGTTTATCATCAACAATAA
- a CDS encoding AMP-binding protein: MSNFSTWIELLNYRAIHQPDKIAYIFVQEGEQETLSLSYQQLDTISRAIASKLQSLGLTGERALLLYPPGLEFIAAFFGCLYAGVIAVPAYPPRPNQKMTRLSAIVSDASAKVALTTDSLLKDINKSFVQDSKLNTLHILHTDNIDNRQAYHWQKPEINSDTLAFLQYTSGSTGTPKGVMVSHQNLLHNCEYMKQAFAFTPESVAASWLPSFHDMGLILGILEPLYVGVPVILMSPSAFVQQPIRWLEVISRYKATHSGGPNFAYELCINKITQEQLEPLDLSTWRFAYNGAEPVRRHTLERFAEKFQPCGFRSKFLYPCYGMAEATLMISGGLGDAEPIYCTVKADKLAQNQIVEALSNTQDVRHLVGCGRSWLDTKIVIVDPESLTPCLPHQVGEIWISGRSVTQGYWQRTEQTEQTFKAQLRDTKEETFLRTGDLGFLKDGELFITGRLKDVIIIRGRNHYPQDIELTVQQSHPALRSDCGAAFTVEVDGADKLVVVQEVHRHYLRELNLNEIVGAIYEAVSEQHELQVYTVLLLKTASILKTSSGKIQRQACKKGFLERNLNVVGEWRQNNHEIRPHLLANKNHIHEQLLSPKTTQTKEAIQAWLINKLSDLLKVTSQEIDVQRSLTRYGLDSLAIVNLAGELEQWLGRRISSTVAYEHPTIVALANYLANTTVVNSELPKCLIPLQTHGTKPPLFCIHPLAGVVFPYYELARLINAEQPFYALQSVGIDGQEQPLNKIEDMASRYIQALRAIQPHGPYFIGGWSFGAYVALEIATQLQKQGQQVAKVILLDTPPLSPDKTINFFNLLKFFLTSSLQHSWPYIYDYFYLCFAKDKSQHSMDFWHLMSLINPQSIAKVVEHESKLMKFRQPVLQRILQIIQANSEALINYNPKLYPGKMTLFYTKSQFGNHDQDPTRGWLDLAAQGLEIYQIPGHHFNLLRLPHVEVLAQKLTACLDEV; encoded by the coding sequence ATGTCTAACTTTTCGACTTGGATAGAGCTGCTGAATTACAGAGCAATACATCAGCCTGACAAAATAGCTTATATATTTGTTCAAGAAGGAGAACAAGAAACACTCAGTTTATCCTATCAGCAGTTAGATACAATATCACGGGCGATCGCCTCTAAGTTACAATCTTTGGGATTAACGGGTGAACGAGCTTTACTGCTTTATCCACCAGGACTAGAATTTATTGCTGCCTTCTTTGGATGTTTATACGCTGGTGTGATAGCTGTACCAGCTTATCCGCCTCGACCAAATCAGAAAATGACAAGGTTATCAGCGATCGTATCCGATGCCTCGGCAAAGGTAGCACTGACAACTGACTCTCTCTTAAAAGATATCAACAAGAGCTTTGTCCAAGACTCAAAACTAAACACACTGCACATTCTACATACAGATAATATAGATAACCGTCAAGCCTATCACTGGCAGAAACCAGAAATTAATAGCGATACTTTAGCTTTTCTACAATACACTTCTGGTTCTACAGGCACACCAAAAGGAGTAATGGTCAGCCACCAAAACTTGCTCCACAATTGTGAGTACATGAAGCAAGCGTTTGCCTTCACGCCAGAGAGTGTAGCTGCTTCGTGGCTACCTAGCTTTCATGATATGGGGCTAATCTTGGGGATTCTTGAACCCCTGTATGTGGGTGTGCCAGTAATCTTGATGTCACCGTCAGCATTTGTTCAGCAACCAATTCGATGGCTAGAGGTGATTTCACGTTACAAAGCCACTCATTCTGGTGGTCCTAACTTTGCCTATGAACTCTGCATCAACAAGATTACACAGGAACAATTAGAACCCCTCGATCTCAGCACTTGGCGTTTTGCTTACAATGGTGCAGAACCTGTCCGTCGTCATACTTTAGAACGATTTGCTGAAAAATTCCAACCATGTGGTTTCCGTTCTAAATTCTTATATCCCTGTTATGGAATGGCTGAAGCCACATTGATGATTTCCGGAGGATTAGGCGATGCAGAACCCATTTACTGTACTGTGAAAGCAGATAAATTAGCACAAAATCAAATTGTAGAAGCATTATCCAATACCCAAGATGTTAGGCATTTAGTAGGGTGTGGGCGTTCATGGCTCGATACTAAAATTGTCATTGTTGACCCAGAATCCCTAACGCCATGCCTTCCTCATCAAGTCGGGGAGATTTGGATATCGGGACGCAGCGTAACTCAAGGTTATTGGCAGCGGACAGAGCAAACTGAGCAAACTTTTAAAGCACAATTACGAGACACGAAAGAAGAAACGTTTCTGCGTACTGGAGATTTGGGATTTTTAAAGGATGGTGAATTATTTATTACTGGACGGCTCAAAGATGTAATTATTATTAGAGGCCGCAACCATTATCCACAAGATATTGAATTGACAGTGCAACAGAGCCATCCAGCTTTACGATCTGATTGTGGTGCTGCATTTACCGTAGAAGTAGATGGAGCAGACAAACTAGTTGTAGTTCAAGAAGTGCATCGCCATTATCTGCGGGAACTGAATCTCAATGAGATAGTTGGAGCCATCTATGAAGCAGTGTCAGAGCAGCATGAGTTACAAGTTTATACGGTGTTGCTGCTGAAGACAGCAAGCATTTTAAAGACATCTAGCGGTAAGATACAACGCCAAGCTTGCAAAAAAGGATTTTTAGAGAGAAATCTCAATGTCGTGGGAGAGTGGCGACAGAATAATCACGAAATTAGACCTCATCTTTTAGCTAATAAAAATCATATCCATGAGCAATTATTGTCCCCAAAAACAACTCAAACTAAAGAAGCTATACAAGCTTGGTTAATAAATAAATTATCAGATTTGCTCAAAGTTACTTCCCAAGAAATAGATGTTCAAAGATCCTTGACACGTTATGGTCTAGATTCTCTAGCAATAGTGAACCTAGCGGGTGAACTAGAGCAATGGCTAGGACGCAGAATTTCTAGCACTGTAGCATATGAGCATCCCACCATCGTAGCTCTAGCTAACTATTTAGCTAACACAACAGTTGTTAATTCCGAGCTACCCAAGTGTTTAATTCCCCTTCAAACACATGGAACAAAACCACCTTTGTTTTGTATTCATCCACTTGCTGGAGTGGTCTTTCCCTATTATGAATTAGCGCGACTCATTAACGCAGAACAACCATTTTACGCGCTGCAATCAGTAGGAATTGATGGACAAGAGCAACCATTAAACAAGATTGAAGATATGGCATCTCGCTATATTCAGGCTTTGCGTGCGATTCAGCCGCATGGCCCATATTTTATAGGAGGTTGGTCTTTTGGAGCTTACGTTGCTTTGGAAATTGCCACTCAACTTCAAAAGCAAGGACAACAGGTAGCCAAAGTCATTTTGCTAGATACGCCACCGCTTTCTCCTGACAAAACTATTAACTTTTTCAATTTATTAAAATTTTTCCTGACCTCATCATTACAACATAGCTGGCCATACATCTATGATTACTTTTATCTCTGCTTTGCTAAAGATAAATCTCAGCACTCAATGGATTTTTGGCATCTGATGAGTCTGATTAATCCCCAATCAATCGCTAAGGTTGTAGAACATGAGTCAAAATTAATGAAGTTTCGCCAACCAGTATTACAGAGAATTTTGCAAATAATTCAGGCTAACAGTGAAGCTTTAATTAATTACAACCCAAAGTTATATCCAGGTAAAATGACATTATTTTATACCAAATCCCAATTTGGCAATCACGATCAAGACCCCACTAGAGGCTGGCTTGATTTAGCTGCACAAGGATTAGAGATATATCAGATTCCCGGTCATCACTTCAATTTATTAAGATTACCTCATGTAGAAGTATTAGCCCAAAAGCTCACAGCTTGTCTAGATGAAGTTTAA
- a CDS encoding PAP/fibrillin family protein, producing MTNQLLPKEKLQASLHNIQTNSDGSPITNLQLDKTTAAEIEQLTTELESVNPSPHPLVSAISLLDGTWQLQYSTAREIRSLASLPLGLKVGRVYQVIDVANQRFFNLAQVKHSLGLVSGYVRVTANFEPVIEDSSPVANKRINVYFDKRYLSVEKIIGIDTPQLNPFKVIPANNPAGRVATLDITYLDETLRIGRGGDGSLFILTKSEHLPEDSGEGIL from the coding sequence TTGACTAATCAACTCTTACCAAAAGAAAAATTGCAAGCATCACTCCATAACATCCAAACCAACAGTGATGGCTCTCCCATAACCAATTTGCAGCTAGACAAAACTACAGCCGCAGAAATTGAACAATTAACCACAGAACTAGAAAGTGTTAATCCTTCCCCTCATCCGCTTGTATCTGCTATTTCTTTACTAGATGGCACTTGGCAATTGCAATACTCCACCGCCAGAGAAATTCGTTCTTTGGCTTCCTTACCACTAGGCTTAAAGGTAGGTAGAGTTTATCAAGTGATTGATGTTGCTAATCAAAGATTTTTCAATTTAGCTCAAGTTAAACATTCTCTGGGGCTAGTATCTGGATATGTAAGAGTCACAGCTAATTTCGAGCCTGTAATCGAAGATTCATCACCTGTAGCCAACAAACGCATCAACGTCTACTTTGATAAACGCTACCTATCAGTTGAGAAGATTATTGGTATTGACACTCCGCAACTCAATCCATTTAAGGTGATTCCGGCTAACAATCCTGCTGGTAGAGTTGCCACCCTTGATATTACTTACTTAGATGAAACCTTAAGAATTGGACGTGGTGGTGATGGTAGTTTGTTTATTCTGACTAAATCTGAGCATTTACCAGAAGACTCAGGTGAGGGAATTTTGTAG
- a CDS encoding response regulator, with the protein MKGRQATVTILMADDDEDDSMLIREAITVSQLHIDLHTVSNGEELMDYLHRRGHYADNTVAPRPSLILLDLNMPKKNGLEVLKEIKTDPELKTIPVIVLTTSKAEENIHHTYSLGANSYIVKPMTFSALVELIETFGKYWFETVELPLGVVGGENEEKPNQSSTH; encoded by the coding sequence GTGAAGGGTCGGCAAGCAACCGTGACTATCTTAATGGCTGATGATGACGAAGATGACAGTATGTTAATCCGTGAGGCAATCACGGTGAGTCAATTGCACATCGATTTACATACAGTCAGCAATGGTGAAGAATTGATGGACTATCTCCATCGTCGTGGCCACTATGCTGACAACACAGTTGCGCCACGTCCTAGCTTGATTTTATTGGACTTGAATATGCCCAAAAAAAACGGCTTGGAGGTGCTGAAAGAAATTAAAACCGATCCTGAACTAAAAACAATTCCGGTTATTGTTCTGACAACCTCAAAGGCAGAAGAAAATATCCATCACACTTACAGTTTGGGTGCTAATTCTTACATAGTCAAACCGATGACATTTTCTGCCTTAGTAGAACTAATTGAAACCTTTGGGAAATACTGGTTTGAAACTGTGGAATTACCACTAGGAGTAGTGGGAGGAGAAAATGAAGAAAAACCCAATCAGAGTTCTACTCATTGA
- a CDS encoding DNA translocase FtsK codes for MLLPYNDNNTNPEFQKQQLWTAIVQAKQDGLDNEEIIENVREALPDAMVFYAETVLKQIDFKAKLSRSVVEFNLEFLFQVIYESVIAGTNDDEILSICAEHCTLNQYEFVRYALEYIHLNRMPSQWEQNNVYQKMIEIVSISPIEALFEHIESIKNIYLKQIGYEVVQHNLYNLFLNNKSITYFTDLANKSKDRFIKNYCYRTAVLVARATGKAIDLKQAVDGSIILNETKCLNSEIANNEIASSNVLTMGQAGELLVDTLEDFNINAKYVDAKNGPTFNRIRVKLGRGVSYKKVEDIGNDLVQQLGEELGLKVAPMVSVVPGGVVFDIPRLDRQFAYFRDYFTFEGEPDIYSVSIPGGVDVDGTYVEIPLYSDNVTHILGGGRTRGGKSQFEKAAILYLVRRYPPSVVRLALSDVKRVTFGKFDGLPHLVAPVARDAESTANLLDYLVEEMELRYQEFERHSSIETIAQYNSRFAPDCVMPRVICLIDECFDLLSDDNYCDRIETALMKLLAKAGGAGIHVLLYTQRPDKNVIDPLIRSNFPAKTAFVTTRPEDSCIILGDDKDKRAVYLLGYGDFLYKTTEVLRLQALYVADDEDPEYFQQLLLEAKNQNDPYTAWKYGLDFDEFIASLYGENSSNDNGKSKATTATKTKQSKTDFEGSFSFKVQLDEEARNSIMNLHQKGYQLDEIVKAVFNLSRQDGRSYKKFRNVVEEFLNNLKGGGEDDI; via the coding sequence ATGTTACTACCATACAATGACAATAATACTAATCCTGAATTTCAAAAACAACAGCTTTGGACTGCAATTGTACAGGCTAAACAAGATGGTTTAGACAATGAAGAGATTATAGAGAATGTACGGGAAGCTTTACCGGACGCAATGGTTTTTTATGCTGAAACTGTTTTAAAGCAGATTGACTTTAAAGCAAAATTATCACGTTCAGTTGTTGAATTTAACTTAGAATTTTTATTTCAGGTAATATATGAATCAGTAATTGCAGGTACAAACGATGATGAAATATTATCAATATGTGCAGAACACTGTACTTTAAATCAGTACGAATTTGTACGTTATGCGCTTGAGTATATTCACCTCAATCGAATGCCATCACAGTGGGAGCAAAATAACGTATATCAAAAAATGATTGAGATAGTTAGCATCTCGCCAATTGAAGCTTTATTTGAACATATTGAGTCTATAAAAAATATTTATCTCAAGCAGATTGGCTATGAAGTAGTGCAGCACAATCTTTATAATTTATTTTTAAATAATAAATCAATTACTTATTTTACTGATTTAGCTAACAAATCTAAAGATAGATTTATTAAAAACTATTGCTACCGAACGGCAGTGCTTGTTGCCCGTGCTACAGGTAAAGCAATAGATTTAAAGCAGGCTGTAGATGGCTCAATTATTTTAAATGAAACTAAATGTTTAAATAGTGAAATTGCTAATAATGAGATTGCTAGCTCAAATGTTTTAACTATGGGACAAGCAGGAGAACTATTAGTTGATACTTTAGAAGATTTTAATATTAATGCTAAGTATGTTGATGCCAAAAATGGCCCTACTTTTAACCGTATTAGGGTAAAACTCGGACGAGGTGTTAGTTATAAAAAAGTAGAAGACATAGGTAATGACTTAGTACAGCAGCTTGGTGAAGAATTAGGCTTGAAAGTTGCGCCAATGGTGAGTGTAGTGCCTGGGGGAGTTGTATTTGACATACCCAGATTAGACAGACAATTTGCTTATTTCCGTGATTACTTTACTTTTGAGGGCGAACCTGACATTTATTCGGTGTCTATCCCCGGTGGTGTTGATGTTGATGGCACTTATGTCGAAATTCCCCTTTATAGCGATAACGTGACCCATATCTTGGGTGGTGGGCGGACGCGGGGTGGAAAGTCGCAGTTTGAGAAAGCCGCAATCTTATACTTAGTGCGACGATATCCCCCTTCTGTTGTTCGATTGGCACTTTCAGATGTTAAGCGCGTGACCTTTGGTAAATTTGATGGACTTCCCCATCTTGTTGCCCCAGTTGCGCGTGATGCAGAGTCTACCGCTAACTTACTCGATTACTTGGTCGAAGAAATGGAATTGCGTTACCAGGAATTTGAGCGCCACAGCAGTATTGAAACAATCGCACAGTACAATTCACGGTTCGCACCTGATTGTGTCATGCCACGAGTGATTTGTCTAATTGACGAGTGTTTTGACCTACTTTCCGATGATAACTACTGCGATCGCATTGAGACTGCGCTGATGAAGTTGCTTGCAAAAGCGGGTGGTGCAGGGATTCATGTATTGTTATATACTCAGCGACCTGACAAAAACGTGATAGACCCGTTGATTCGCTCAAACTTTCCAGCGAAGACAGCCTTTGTTACAACCCGCCCTGAAGATAGTTGTATTATCCTGGGGGACGATAAAGATAAGCGTGCAGTTTATTTGCTGGGATACGGTGATTTCTTGTACAAGACGACTGAAGTTTTACGACTCCAAGCTTTATATGTAGCTGATGATGAAGACCCTGAATACTTCCAGCAATTACTCTTGGAAGCAAAAAACCAGAACGATCCTTATACAGCATGGAAATATGGGTTAGACTTTGATGAATTTATTGCTAGTCTGTATGGCGAGAATAGTAGTAATGATAATGGTAAATCTAAAGCCACTACTGCTACTAAAACTAAGCAATCTAAGACTGATTTTGAGGGCAGTTTTAGTTTTAAGGTGCAGCTTGACGAAGAAGCAAGAAACTCAATTATGAATTTGCATCAAAAGGGCTATCAACTTGATGAAATCGTCAAAGCAGTATTCAATTTGTCCCGCCAAGATGGTAGGTCATACAAGAAATTTAGAAACGTTGTCGAAGAATTTTTAAATAACCTTAAAGGTGGCGGTGAAGATGATATTTGA
- a CDS encoding M23 family metallopeptidase, producing MYAVDAGRVVFAGDKDGYGKAVVIQHQGSLSTLYGHASQLYVRQGQQVVRGQMIAAVGSTGFSTGPHLHFEVHVDGVAQNPRPYLQEYLANR from the coding sequence ATTTATGCGGTTGATGCTGGCCGAGTAGTTTTTGCGGGTGACAAGGATGGTTACGGCAAAGCAGTTGTTATTCAGCATCAGGGAAGTTTATCTACTCTCTACGGTCATGCCAGTCAGCTGTATGTACGGCAGGGACAACAAGTTGTTCGTGGGCAGATGATTGCAGCAGTAGGTAGTACGGGGTTTTCGACGGGGCCGCATTTACATTTTGAGGTTCACGTTGATGGTGTAGCGCAGAACCCCCGTCCTTATTTACAAGAATATTTAGCTAATCGTTGA
- a CDS encoding lysozyme, with translation MQIVPIFISGVVGAACSVAFSYGVASLPCGLVSKGADTVCQVRSFGKAVDSWKFGFIVGGLVGLVFSPRHQFISRFQPIHLSTASLITLGIYFSISQGNSVSSLSSNSLRSRVNTSSYSSHLYSPRLSAFLATIRWAETGTSESESYRKLVFNGTFNDFSTHPLKKQCAPINGKNVCSTAAGAYQMLDISWYDLQPKLNLKDFSPASQDKMAIEYIRRNNALSDIEAGRFDTAVCKVGRIWASFPCNNYNQNAKSIVQLRTYYQQHLQKFEISRK, from the coding sequence ATGCAAATTGTACCGATTTTTATATCAGGTGTGGTTGGTGCAGCCTGCTCTGTTGCATTTTCCTATGGAGTAGCTTCACTGCCATGTGGATTGGTATCCAAGGGTGCGGATACTGTCTGTCAAGTGCGTAGTTTCGGTAAGGCAGTTGATAGTTGGAAATTTGGGTTTATTGTTGGTGGTTTAGTAGGGTTGGTTTTTAGTCCTCGTCATCAATTTATATCCCGTTTTCAACCCATTCATTTGTCAACTGCTTCTTTAATTACTTTAGGCATTTATTTCTCAATTTCTCAAGGTAATAGTGTTTCTTCATTGTCGTCAAATAGTTTAAGAAGCAGAGTTAATACAAGTTCTTACTCATCACATCTTTATTCACCACGTTTGAGTGCTTTTTTAGCAACAATTCGTTGGGCAGAAACAGGAACCAGCGAGTCAGAAAGTTATCGCAAGTTAGTATTTAACGGAACTTTTAATGATTTTTCTACGCACCCGTTAAAGAAACAGTGCGCTCCTATTAATGGTAAAAATGTTTGTTCGACTGCGGCTGGTGCTTATCAAATGTTGGATATAAGTTGGTATGACCTTCAGCCAAAGTTAAACTTAAAAGATTTTAGTCCAGCTTCTCAGGACAAGATGGCAATTGAATATATTCGTCGTAATAATGCTTTAAGTGACATTGAAGCAGGAAGGTTTGATACTGCTGTATGCAAAGTAGGTAGAATTTGGGCTTCGTTTCCTTGTAATAATTACAATCAAAATGCGAAATCAATTGTTCAACTAAGAACTTATTATCAGCAACATTTACAAAAGTTTGAAATTTCTAGAAAGTGA
- a CDS encoding response regulator, protein MELVGEARNGDEAVHMCEQLHPHGVLMDLMMVGMNGAETTRAIRKKYSTIQVLILTSFFHICPQ, encoded by the coding sequence ATTGAATTAGTAGGAGAAGCGCGTAATGGAGATGAAGCTGTACATATGTGCGAACAATTGCATCCACATGGGGTGCTGATGGATTTGATGATGGTAGGGATGAATGGAGCAGAAACCACAAGAGCTATCCGCAAAAAATACTCAACAATTCAGGTGTTAATTTTGACCAGTTTTTTTCATATATGCCCACAATAA
- a CDS encoding response regulator has product MKKNPIRVLLIDDDEDDYILTRDWFGEFQVAICELSWIDNYADAQQAIAQNQHDIYLVDYRLGIHNGLELLRAAVANGCTAPIILLTGQGDKEIDIEAMKAGAADYLEKSQLTAPLLERSIRYAIERKQTEQKIREQAALLDVATDAIFVRDLDDKILFWNKAAETLYGWQKDEVIGKKTPELWQEKNLFQLQEVLRLLMKHGSWQGELQQITAANQKIIVESRWTLVPDFAHQPQAILVVNTDITQKQQLEAQFLRAQRLESIGTLASGIAHDLNNVLAPILMTAQLLEAQLQDERSQRLLPILITNAKRGANLVKQVLSFTRGMEGERSLLQFKHLIIEIQQIVKETFPKTIEITTLVAQNLWVISGDATQLHQVLMNLCVNARDAMPNGGTLKITAENFLVDKNYANMHLDSKVGPYIVISVIDTGLGISAEILDRIFEPFFTTKELGKGTGLGLSTVLGIVKNHGGFINVHSEQGQGSQFKIYLPAQEITETVEEVEVVFPGGNGELILIVDDEAAIRDITKTSLESYNYKAITASDGIEAIALYAEHRDEISLVLTDMLMPSMDGLTTIRTLQKINPEVKIIAISGLISSDKVNAAYDMGIKAFLSKPYTANQLLEAISFIKDKN; this is encoded by the coding sequence ATGAAGAAAAACCCAATCAGAGTTCTACTCATTGATGATGACGAAGATGATTATATTTTGACTCGTGATTGGTTCGGGGAATTTCAAGTAGCAATTTGTGAGTTGTCATGGATAGATAATTATGCAGATGCACAACAGGCGATCGCCCAAAATCAACATGATATATATCTAGTAGATTATCGTTTAGGCATCCACAACGGACTCGAACTTTTACGCGCAGCCGTCGCTAATGGTTGTACTGCACCAATTATTTTACTCACAGGTCAAGGCGATAAAGAAATTGATATCGAAGCCATGAAAGCCGGTGCAGCCGATTATTTAGAAAAAAGTCAGTTAACAGCACCTTTGTTAGAACGTTCCATTCGCTACGCTATTGAACGCAAACAAACAGAACAAAAAATCCGTGAACAAGCCGCCTTACTTGATGTCGCCACCGATGCAATTTTTGTCCGCGATTTAGACGACAAAATTTTGTTTTGGAACAAAGCTGCTGAAACTTTATACGGTTGGCAAAAAGACGAAGTAATTGGTAAAAAAACACCAGAATTGTGGCAAGAGAAAAATTTGTTTCAGTTGCAAGAAGTACTGCGGTTATTAATGAAACATGGCTCTTGGCAAGGAGAATTACAGCAAATCACAGCAGCTAATCAAAAAATTATTGTCGAAAGTCGTTGGACATTAGTACCTGATTTTGCACACCAACCCCAAGCAATTTTAGTCGTCAATACAGACATTACGCAAAAACAACAACTAGAAGCCCAATTTCTGCGGGCGCAAAGGTTAGAAAGTATCGGCACATTAGCTAGTGGTATTGCTCACGACCTAAATAATGTTTTGGCACCAATTTTGATGACAGCCCAACTTTTAGAAGCACAATTACAAGATGAGCGTTCTCAGAGATTATTACCAATATTAATAACTAACGCTAAACGTGGTGCAAATTTAGTCAAACAAGTCTTATCTTTTACGCGGGGAATGGAGGGAGAACGTAGCCTTTTGCAATTCAAGCATTTAATCATCGAAATTCAGCAAATTGTCAAAGAAACCTTTCCCAAAACTATTGAAATTACAACTCTAGTAGCGCAAAACCTGTGGGTTATATCTGGTGATGCAACTCAACTACATCAGGTGCTAATGAATTTGTGTGTTAATGCCCGTGATGCGATGCCAAATGGGGGAACATTAAAAATTACTGCCGAAAATTTCTTAGTAGATAAAAATTATGCCAATATGCACCTTGATTCTAAAGTTGGCCCATATATAGTTATTTCTGTAATTGACACTGGTTTGGGTATTTCCGCAGAAATATTAGACCGCATATTTGAGCCATTTTTTACGACTAAAGAACTGGGTAAAGGCACGGGACTAGGACTTTCGACAGTACTCGGAATTGTGAAAAACCACGGTGGTTTTATCAATGTCCACAGTGAACAAGGACAAGGTAGTCAATTTAAAATCTATTTACCAGCACAGGAAATCACGGAAACTGTAGAAGAAGTAGAAGTAGTATTTCCTGGTGGTAATGGAGAATTAATTTTGATTGTTGATGATGAAGCTGCGATTCGGGATATTACCAAAACATCTCTCGAAAGTTATAACTACAAAGCCATTACCGCCAGCGATGGTATTGAGGCGATCGCTTTATATGCGGAACATCGAGATGAAATTTCTTTGGTATTAACTGATATGCTAATGCCTTCTATGGATGGACTGACTACTATTCGCACGTTGCAAAAAATTAACCCAGAGGTCAAAATTATTGCTATCAGTGGACTGATTTCTAGTGATAAGGTGAATGCCGCTTATGATATGGGAATTAAAGCTTTTTTGTCGAAACCTTATACAGCTAATCAGTTATTAGAAGCGATTAGTTTTATCAAAGATAAAAACTAA